A single region of the Brassica rapa cultivar Chiifu-401-42 chromosome A03, CAAS_Brap_v3.01, whole genome shotgun sequence genome encodes:
- the LOC103862418 gene encoding uncharacterized protein LOC103862418, translating into MFVKKLVEKAGKKPGGSPSEGLRANDVEPRVVLHYGIPSGAHLFAYDPVQKILAVSTKDGRIKLFGKNQTQALLVSEEASTSKFIEFVQNQGLLLNVNSKNQIEVWDLEKKLMSHVHVFNGEITSLRVMQHTPYFYVGDSSGNVSVLKIDQDSNQVIQMDYTIPYLASNGSPVEASDDTSVVSILPQPTAETKRILLVFSSGFITLWDIKESKPVLKTGGNGMVKQEAKKATCACWVCPSGSKVAVGYSNGDILIWSMTESFSMVCKLNLGYKAEKTPINSLKWVYAEGKASRVYATGSSSNSLQVVLLNDQTEVKMVKLGLHVSEPCVGMEMIMADAKQDSLLVLGKSGRVYAYDDYMIEKYLIQSQSKSPPSLPKESVVKLAFSDSCSGVTVGKFLTNSSHLLNLSDEDYAQLAKDTAPFLPSQIVSKEASRSAHFPGFTKVKNVYITGHSDGSIGVWDMSCPFLVPVLFLKEQADQDISSRGTAALTALHFDSNSRLLVSGDQNGMVRLYRFKPEPYLTENSFIPFQGSSKKGNNHIVHSVKHIKLTGSITCIQKSQNSKHLAIGSDQGHVSLVDVEEATVLYTKHIASDICPGITSLQFESCSVQGFEKNVLVVAMRDSSVFSLDSDTGNMIGTNMVKPKKPFKALFMQILDGKQDSSGNGESIVEDVSTRQPSVLLCSEKAVYIYPLSQVVQGVKKVLHKKKFSSPSICSASTFYGTSGVGLILVFSDGTVEIRSLPELSLLKQISIRGFTYSSPKQNSLPEITISASWDGDLVMVNGDDELIVSSVLPQKETFRLVESLSRVYKKDNAVCQDGTTASAVASSPKEKKGMFGSVFKTKPKRAADTETTESTKETIEDLSKIFTTANFPWNNNVERSRESNVVTRVGDEEELDIDDIDIEDDDHHQQQELPKEQGILSGISKQKLASKFTSFKGKLKQMTAKSEKSVVTNDEKHEEKSGASVDQIKKKYGFASSSEEMGAAKMAQSKLQDNLKKLQGISMKTTEMEDTAKSFSSTAKELLNAVEFNKQSSKT; encoded by the exons ATGTTCGTGAAGAAGCTGGTCGAGAAAGCAGGGAAGAAG CCTGGAGGAAGCCCATCGGAAGGGCTGAGAGCTAATGACGTTGAGCCACGTGTCGTGTTACACTATGGAATTCCATCAGGAGCTCACTTGTTTGCTTATGATCCGGTTCAGAAGATTCTCGCTGTTTCCACCAA GGATGGTAGAATCAAGTTGTTCGGGAAAAATCAGACTCAGGCATTACTAGTGTCAGAAGAAGCATCCACAAGCAAGTTTATTGAG TTTGTTCAGAACCAAGGACTTCTTCTCAATGTGAATTCCAAAAACCAGATTGAA GTTTGGGACTTGGAGAAGAAGCTTATGTCTCATGTTCATGTATTCAACGGCGAGATCACATCTCTCAGGGTTATGCAACATACACCTTACTT TTATGTTGGAGACTCTTCTGGTAATGTATCAGTGTTGAAGATCGATCAAGACTCTAATCAAGTGATACAAATGGATTACACTATACCTTATCTAGCATCAAATG GCTCTCCAGTTGAAGCTTCTGATGATACTTCAGTTGTGAGCATTCTACCACAGCCAACAGCTGAAACCAAAAGGATTCTACTGGTGTTTAGTAGCGGGTTTATCACATTATGGGACATCAAAGAAAGCAAACCGGTTCTCAAAACAGGAGGAAACGGTATGGTAAAGCAAGAAGCAAAGAAAGCCACTTGTGCTTGTTGGGTTTGCCCTTCAGGAAGCAAAGTAGCAGTTGGATATAGCAATGGAGACATTCTAATATGGAGCATGACAGAGAGTTTTTCCATGGTTTGCAAGCTTAACCTCGGATACAAAGCCGAGAAGACACCGATAAATTCTCTAAAATGGGTCTACGCTGAAGGGAAAGCAAGCAGAGTTTACGCCACTGGATCATCCTCAAACTCCTTGCAAGTGGTTTTACTTAACGACCAAACCGAAGTTAAGATGGTTAAGCTGGGGCTTCATGTCTCTGAGCCTTGTGTTGGCATGGAGATGATCATGGCTGATGCTAAACAAGATTCTCTCCTTGTTCTTGGAAAGTCTGGACGTGTGTATGCCTACGATGATTATATGATTGAGAAGTATCTAATTCAATCTCAGTCCAAGTCACCTCCTTCTCTCCCTAAGGAGAGTGTGGTCAAGCTGGCGTTTTCAGATTCTTGCAGTGGTGTTACAGTGGGAAAGTTTCTTACAAACTCTTCACACTTGCTGAATCTCTCTGACGAGGATTATGCTCAGCTGGCGAAAGATACTGCGCCGTTTCTTCCTTCTCAGATAGTTTCAAAGGAAGCTTCTCGTTCTGCTCATTTTCCTGGTTTCACCAAAGTTAAGAATGTTTACATCACGGGACATAGTGATGGAAGCATTGGTGTATGGGACATGTCCTGTCCTTTTCTCGTTCCTGTCTTGTTCCTGAAAGAACAG GCTGATCAAGATATATCATCACGTGGAACTGCTGCATTAACAGCTTTGCATTTCGACAGCAACTCAAGGCTTCTTGTCTCTGGTGATCAGAACGGAATGGTTCGCCTTTATAGGTTCAAACCTGAGCCATACCTAACAGAAAACAGTTTCATCCCTTTCCAAG GAAGCTCAAAGAAAGGGAATAACCATATTGTTCATAGTGTCAAGCACATAAAGCTCACTGGCTCCATAACATGTATTCAGAAAAGCCAAAACTCAAAACATCTCGCTATCGGATCAGATCAAGGACATGTTTCTCTGGTTGACGTTGAGGAAGCAACTGTGTTATATACAAAACACATTGCTAGTGATATCTGTCCAGGGATCACCTCCTTGCAGTTTGAGAGCTGCAGTGTGCAAGGCTTCGAGAAGAACGTGTTGGTGGTTGCTATGAGGGACTCGTCTGTTTTTTCTTTGGATAGTGACACAGGGAACATGATTGGAACCAACATGGTTAAGCCTAAAAAGCCATTCAAGGCTCTGTTCATGCAGATTCTAG ATGGAAAACAAGACTCTTCAGGAAATGGAGAGAGCATAGTTGAGGATGTTTCGACAAGGCAGCCTTCGGTTTTGCTTTGTTCTGAGAAAGCTGTATACATCTACCCATTGTCTCAAGTTGTCCAGGGAGTGAAGAAGGTTCTTCACAAGAAAAAGTTTAGTTCTCCATCCATTTGCTCAGCTTCTACCTTCTATGGAACCTCTGGTGTTGGCCTTATACTTGTCTTCTCTGATGGAACTGTTGAGATAAG GTCTTTGCCAGAACTATCTCTACTAAAACAAATTTCCATTAGAGGCTTCACATACTCTTCACCAAAGCAAAACTCATTACCAGAGATTACCATATCTGCTTCATGGGATGGAGATCTAGTCATG GTGAATGGAGACGATGAACTTATTGTCAGCTCAGTGTTACCTCAGAAGGAAACATTTAG GCTAGTTGAGTCATTGAGCAGAGTTTACAAGAAAGATAATGCGGTTTGTCAGGATGGAACCACTGCATCAGCTGTTGCGTCATCTCCAAAGGAAAAGAAG GGTATGTTTGGTTCTGTCTTCAAGACTAAACCCAAGCGTGCAGCTGATACAGAAACAACAGAAAGCACCAAGGAAACTATTGAGGACCTTTCTAAGATCTTCACCACAGCTAATTTCCCGTGGAACAACAATGTTGAGCGTAGTAGAGAGAGCAATGTAGTTACCAGAGTTGGCGACGAAGAAGAGTTGGACATAG ATGACATTGACATCGAGGATGAtgatcatcatcaacaacaagaGCTGCCTAAAGAACAAGGGATACTGTCAGGGATTAGTAAACAGAAGCTGGCGAGTAAGTTTACGAGCTTCAAAGGTAAGCTGAAGCAGATGACGGCTAAGAGTGAGAAGAGTGTTGTGACCAATGATGAGAAGCACGAGGAGAAGAGCGGCGCATCAGTCGACCAGATCAAGAAGAAGTACGGTTTTGCTTCTTCGTCCGAG GAAATGGGAGCTGCTAAAATGGCTCAGAGCAAACTTCAAGACAACCTGAAGAAGCTACAG GGAATCAGCATGAAGACGACGGAGATGGAAGATACTGCAAAGTCTTTCTCCTCTACGGCTAAAGAACTGTTGAACGCTGTTGAGTTCAACAAACAGAGCTCAAAAACTTAG
- the LOC103862419 gene encoding high mobility group B protein 4 — translation MKGGEAKAQAKSTDERLKTRGKKAGKKVKDPNKPKRPPSAFFVFLEGFRKEFNLANPDNKSVGAVGKAAGAKWKSMTVEDKAPYVAKAETKKTEYAKTMQKYNMKLANGTSTAGDDDSDKSKSEVNDEEDAASDEEEDD, via the exons ATGAAAGGTGGTGAAGCCAAAGCACAAGCGAAGAGCACTGACGAGAG ATTGAAGACGAGAGGGAAGAAAGCAGGGAAGAAAGTGAAGGATCCGAACAAGCCTAAGAGGCCTCCAAGTGCCTTCTTCGTCTTCCTGGAGGGATTCCGAAAGGAGTTCAATCTTGCTAACCCTGACAACAAATCCGTCGGAGCT GTTGGTAAAGCTGCTGGAGCCAAATGGAAATCCATGACTGTTGAA GATAAAGCTCCTTATGTAGCCAAGGCTGAGACCAAAAAGACTGAATACGCCAAGACTATGCAAAAATACAACATGAAATTG GCTAATGGAACGAGTACAGCTGGAGATGATGACTCTGACAAGTCCAAGTCTGAAGTCAACGACGAGGAAGATGCTGCAAGTGATGAG GAGGAAGATGATTGA